A DNA window from Streptococcus parapneumoniae contains the following coding sequences:
- the rpmA gene encoding 50S ribosomal protein L27, producing the protein MLKMTLNNLQLFAHKKGGGSTSNGRDSQAKRLGAKAADGQTVTGGSILYRQRGTHIYPGVNVGRGGDDTLFAKVEGVVRFERKGRDKKQVSVYPIAK; encoded by the coding sequence ATGTTAAAAATGACTCTTAACAACTTGCAACTTTTCGCCCACAAAAAAGGTGGAGGTTCTACATCAAACGGACGTGATTCACAAGCAAAACGTCTTGGAGCTAAAGCAGCTGACGGACAAACTGTAACAGGTGGATCAATCCTTTACCGTCAACGTGGTACACATATCTACCCAGGTGTAAACGTTGGACGTGGTGGAGACGATACTTTGTTCGCTAAAGTTGAGGGCGTAGTACGCTTTGAACGTAAAGGACGCGATAAAAAACAAGTTTCTGTTTACCCAATCGCTAAATAA
- a CDS encoding YbaB/EbfC family nucleoid-associated protein — MMNMQNMMRQAQKLQKQMEQSQAELAAMQFVGKSAQDLVQATLTGDKKVVSIDFNPAVVDPEDLETLSDMTVQAINSALEQIDETTKKKLGAFAGKLPF, encoded by the coding sequence ATGATGAACATGCAAAACATGATGCGCCAAGCACAAAAACTTCAAAAACAAATGGAACAAAGTCAAGCTGAACTTGCAGCTATGCAATTTGTTGGCAAATCTGCTCAAGACCTTGTCCAAGCGACCTTAACTGGAGATAAGAAAGTTGTCAGCATTGACTTTAATCCAGCTGTCGTTGACCCAGAGGACCTTGAAACTCTTTCTGATATGACCGTTCAAGCCATCAACTCTGCTCTTGAACAAATCGATGAAACTACCAAGAAAAAACTGGGTGCTTTCGCTGGGAAATTGCCATTCTAA
- a CDS encoding SPJ_0845 family protein translates to MAVKFTKQDNLGKMFEEFPKLPDLKQVTFPDDKEKSQSSKEKLDDCFPTTLI, encoded by the coding sequence ATGGCTGTAAAATTTACAAAACAAGACAACTTGGGCAAGATGTTTGAAGAGTTTCCTAAACTCCCTGATTTGAAGCAAGTCACTTTCCCTGATGACAAAGAAAAAAGCCAAAGCAGTAAAGAAAAACTAGATGACTGCTTTCCAACAACTCTCATCTAG
- a CDS encoding NAD kinase — protein sequence MKNTGKRIDLIANRKPQSQRVLYELRDRLKRNQFILNDSSPDIVISIGGDGMLLSAFHKYEDQLDKVRFIGLHTGHLGFYTDYRDFELDKLMTNLQLDTGARVSYPVLNVKVFLGNGEVKIFRALNEASIRRSDRTMVADIVINGVPFERFRGDGLTVSTPTGSTAYNKSLGGAVLHPTIEALQLTEIASLNNRVYRTLGSSIIVPKKDKIELIPTRNDYHTISIDNSVYSFRSIERIEYQIDHHKIHFVATPSHTSFWNRVKDAFIGEVDE from the coding sequence ATGAAGAATACAGGTAAACGAATTGACTTGATAGCCAATAGAAAACCGCAGAGTCAAAGGGTTTTGTATGAATTGCGAGATCGTTTGAAGAGAAATCAGTTTATACTCAATGACAGCAGTCCGGACATTGTCATTTCCATTGGTGGAGATGGCATGCTCTTGTCGGCTTTTCATAAGTACGAAGACCAACTTGATAAGGTACGCTTTATCGGTCTTCATACAGGACACCTGGGCTTTTATACCGATTATCGTGATTTTGAGTTGGATAAGTTAATGACCAATTTGCAGCTGGATACCGGAGCAAGGGTTTCTTATCCGGTTTTGAATGTGAAGGTTTTTCTTGGAAATGGAGAGGTCAAGATTTTTCGTGCCCTCAACGAAGCCAGCATTCGCAGATCCGATCGAACCATGGTGGCAGATATTGTCATCAATGGTGTTCCCTTTGAGCGTTTTCGTGGAGACGGGCTAACAGTTTCGACACCGACTGGTAGTACTGCCTATAACAAGTCTCTTGGCGGTGCTGTTTTACACCCTACCATTGAAGCTCTGCAGTTGACAGAAATTGCCAGCCTCAATAATCGTGTCTATCGAACGCTGGGCTCTTCCATTATTGTGCCTAAGAAGGATAAGATTGAACTCATTCCAACAAGAAATGATTACCACACCATTTCGATTGACAATAGTGTCTATTCTTTTCGTAGTATCGAGCGAATCGAGTATCAAATTGATCATCATAAGATTCACTTTGTCGCGACTCCTAGCCATACCAGCTTCTGGAACCGCGTTAAGGATGCCTTTATCGGCGAGGTGGATGAATGA
- a CDS encoding RluA family pseudouridine synthase codes for MRFEFIADEHVKVKTFLKKHEVSKGLLAKIKFRGGAILVNDQPQNATYLLDIGDRVTIDIPAEEGFETLEAIERSLDILYEDDHFLVLNKPYGVASIPSVNHSNTIANFIKGYYVKQNYENQQVHIVTRLDRDTSGLMLFAKHGYAHARLDKQLQKKSIEKRYFALVKGDGYLEPEGEIIAPIARDEDSIITRRVAKGGKYAHTSYKIVASYGNIHLVDIRLHTGRTHQIRVHFSHIGFPLLGDDLYGGSLDDGIQRQALHCHYLSFYHPFLEQDLQVSSLLPDDFSNLIKQLSTNTQ; via the coding sequence ATGAGGTTTGAATTTATCGCAGATGAACATGTCAAGGTTAAGACCTTTTTGAAAAAGCACGAGGTTTCTAAGGGGCTGCTGGCCAAGATTAAGTTTCGAGGTGGGGCTATTCTGGTCAATGACCAACCGCAAAATGCAACATATCTATTGGATATTGGGGACCGCGTTACTATTGATATTCCCGCTGAGGAAGGCTTTGAAACTCTGGAAGCTATCGAGCGCTCACTGGATATTCTCTATGAGGATGACCACTTTCTAGTCTTGAATAAACCCTATGGAGTGGCGTCTATTCCTAGTGTCAACCACTCCAATACCATTGCCAATTTTATCAAGGGTTACTATGTCAAGCAAAATTATGAAAATCAGCAGGTTCACATTGTAACCAGGCTTGATAGAGATACTTCTGGCTTGATGCTCTTTGCCAAGCACGGCTATGCCCATGCACGATTAGACAAGCAGTTGCAGAAGAAGTCCATTGAAAAACGCTACTTTGCTCTGGTTAAAGGAGATGGATATTTAGAGCCTGAAGGAGAAATTATTGCTCCGATTGCGCGTGATGAAGACTCTATTATCACTAGAAGAGTAGCTAAAGGTGGGAAGTACGCCCATACTTCCTACAAGATTGTCGCTTCTTATGGAAATATCCACTTGGTCGACATTCGCCTGCATACTGGACGTACCCACCAAATCCGAGTCCATTTTTCTCATATTGGTTTCCCTTTGTTGGGCGATGATTTGTACGGAGGTAGTCTGGACGACGGCATTCAACGTCAGGCCCTGCATTGCCATTACCTATCCTTTTATCATCCATTTTTAGAGCAAGACTTGCAGGTATCAAGTCTCTTGCCGGATGATTTCAGTAACCTTATTAAACAGTTATCAACTAATACTCAATAA
- a CDS encoding phage holin: MTQFNELIIAFATGFLAVVAGSMVKTVKDYLLRKGGEKAVIIAEILAKNAVHAVEQVAAETGYKGDEKLAQARAKIRAELTKYNISMTDKDLDTFVESAVKQMNDAWKGQE, translated from the coding sequence ATGACACAATTTAACGAACTCATCATTGCCTTTGCGACAGGCTTTTTAGCGGTAGTCGCAGGCAGCATGGTAAAAACAGTAAAAGATTATCTTTTGCGAAAAGGCGGAGAAAAAGCGGTTATTATCGCTGAAATCCTAGCCAAGAACGCAGTTCATGCCGTGGAGCAGGTGGCTGCTGAAACTGGCTACAAGGGCGATGAAAAACTGGCACAGGCTCGTGCTAAAATTCGTGCAGAGCTAACCAAATACAACATCAGCATGACGGACAAAGACTTGGACACCTTTGTGGAGTCAGCCGTCAAGCAGATGAATGACGCATGGAAAGGACAAGAGTAA
- a CDS encoding N-acetylmuramoyl-L-alanine amidase family protein — protein MDIDTSRLRTGLPQVGVQPYRQVHAHSTGNRNSTAQNEVDYHYRKNPELGFFSHVVGNGRVMQVGPVNNGSWDVGGGWNAESYAAVELIESHSTTEEFMADYRLYIELLRNLADEAGLPKTLDTDDLAGIKTHEYCTNNQPDNHSDHIDPYPYLAKWGISREQFKQDIENGLSVEAGWKKNDTGYWYVKEDGSYPKDKFEKINGTWYYFDGSGYMLADRWKKHTDSNWYWFDQSGEMATGWKKIAEKWYYFDVEGAMKTGWVKYKETWYYLDGKEGAMVSNAFVQSADGTGWYYINADGTMADKPEFTVEPEGLITVK, from the coding sequence ATGGATATCGATACAAGCAGACTACGTACAGGCTTGCCACAAGTCGGAGTGCAACCTTATAGACAAGTCCACGCCCACTCAACAGGCAACCGCAACTCAACAGCTCAGAATGAGGTGGACTACCACTATAGAAAGAACCCTGAACTTGGGTTCTTCTCTCATGTGGTTGGGAATGGCCGTGTCATGCAAGTAGGCCCTGTAAACAACGGCTCTTGGGATGTTGGGGGCGGTTGGAATGCGGAAAGCTATGCAGCAGTTGAATTGATTGAAAGCCATTCAACTACAGAAGAGTTCATGGCTGACTACCGTCTGTATATCGAACTCTTACGCAATCTAGCAGATGAAGCAGGCTTGCCTAAAACGCTTGATACAGACGACTTGGCAGGTATCAAAACGCATGAATACTGCACCAATAACCAACCCGACAACCATTCAGACCACATTGACCCTTATCCATATCTAGCCAAATGGGGCATTAGCCGCGAACAGTTCAAGCAGGATATTGAAAACGGCTTGAGCGTTGAAGCGGGCTGGAAGAAAAACGATACTGGCTACTGGTACGTTAAAGAAGACGGCTCTTATCCAAAAGATAAGTTTGAGAAAATCAACGGCACTTGGTACTACTTTGACGGCTCAGGCTACATGCTTGCAGACCGCTGGAAGAAGCACACAGACAGCAACTGGTACTGGTTTGACCAGTCAGGTGAAATGGCTACAGGCTGGAAGAAAATCGCTGAGAAGTGGTATTATTTCGACGTAGAGGGTGCTATGAAGACAGGATGGGTCAAGTACAAGGAGACTTGGTATTATCTTGACGGTAAAGAAGGTGCCATGGTATCAAATGCCTTCGTCCAGTCCGCAGACGGAACAGGCTGGTACTACATCAACGCAGACGGAACAATGGCAGACAAGCCAGAATTCACAGTAGAGCCAGAAGGCTTGATTACAGTTAAATAA
- a CDS encoding GTP pyrophosphokinase, whose translation MTLEWEEFLDPYIQAVGELKIKLRGIRKQYRKQNKHSPIEFVTGRVKPIESIKEKMARRGITYATLEHDLQDIAGLRVMVQFVDDVREVVEILRKRQDMRIIQERDYITHRKASGYRSYHVVVEYMVDTINGAKTILAEIQIRTLAMNFWATIEHSLNYKYQGDFPEEIKKRLEITARIAHQLDEEMGKIRDDIQEAQALFDPLSRKLNDGVGNSDDTDEEYR comes from the coding sequence ATGACCTTAGAATGGGAAGAATTTCTAGATCCTTACATTCAAGCTGTTGGTGAGTTAAAGATTAAACTACGTGGTATTCGTAAGCAATATCGTAAGCAAAATAAGCATTCTCCGATTGAGTTTGTGACCGGTCGAGTCAAGCCAATTGAAAGTATCAAGGAAAAAATGGCTCGTCGTGGCATTACTTATGCGACCTTGGAACACGATTTGCAGGATATTGCTGGCTTACGTGTGATGGTTCAGTTTGTAGATGACGTCCGAGAAGTGGTGGAGATTTTGCGTAAGCGTCAGGATATGCGAATCATACAGGAGCGAGATTACATTACTCATCGAAAAGCATCAGGCTACCGTTCCTATCATGTGGTAGTAGAATATATGGTTGACACCATCAATGGAGCCAAGACTATTTTGGCAGAAATTCAAATTCGTACTTTGGCCATGAATTTCTGGGCAACGATAGAACATTCTCTCAACTACAAGTACCAAGGGGATTTCCCAGAGGAGATTAAGAAGCGACTGGAAATTACTGCTAGAATCGCCCATCAGTTGGATGAAGAAATGGGTAAAATTCGAGATGATATCCAAGAAGCCCAGGCACTTTTTGATCCCTTGAGTAGAAAATTAAATGACGGTGTAGGAAACAGTGACGATACAGATGAAGAATACAGGTAA
- a CDS encoding YoaK family protein, giving the protein MRLLPIRKISRQSKRLALFLTFCAGYVDAYTFIVRGNTLVAGQTGNVVFLSVELIQNNVSDVRDKLLTLIAFMLGVFLLTIYKEKLRIVKKPILSLIPLAILSIIIGFVPQTVDNIYLVPPLAFCMGLVTTAFGEVSGIAYNNAFMTGNIKRTMLAFGDYFRTKHTPFLREGFIFVSLLSSFVLGVVFSAYLTIFYHEKTILGVPIMMSIFYLSMLFASWRKKVKEKASF; this is encoded by the coding sequence ATGAGGTTATTACCTATAAGAAAAATATCACGTCAGTCTAAAAGGTTAGCACTTTTTTTGACGTTTTGTGCTGGATATGTGGATGCTTACACTTTTATTGTTCGTGGGAATACCCTTGTAGCTGGACAAACTGGAAATGTTGTCTTTCTTTCGGTAGAGCTAATACAGAATAATGTTTCGGATGTTAGGGATAAGCTTTTAACCTTAATAGCGTTTATGCTGGGAGTTTTTTTACTAACCATTTATAAGGAAAAATTGAGAATTGTAAAAAAGCCAATTCTGTCACTGATTCCTTTGGCAATCCTATCAATCATTATTGGTTTTGTTCCGCAGACTGTAGATAATATCTATCTAGTGCCGCCCTTGGCCTTCTGTATGGGACTGGTGACAACTGCTTTTGGAGAAGTATCGGGTATTGCCTACAATAACGCTTTTATGACAGGGAATATCAAACGAACCATGCTAGCTTTTGGGGATTATTTCCGAACCAAGCACACACCTTTTTTGCGTGAAGGGTTCATATTTGTTAGCCTGCTTAGTAGTTTTGTCCTTGGTGTTGTCTTTTCAGCTTATTTGACGATTTTCTATCATGAAAAGACCATTCTTGGTGTTCCTATTATGATGAGCATTTTTTATCTCAGTATGCTTTTTGCCTCGTGGCGGAAAAAAGTAAAAGAAAAAGCTTCATTTTAG
- the rplU gene encoding 50S ribosomal protein L21, which translates to MSTYAIIKTGGKQVKVEVGQAVYVEKLNVEAGQEVTFNEVVLVGGENTVVGTPLVAGATVVGTVEKQGKQKKVVTYKYKPKKGSHRKQGHRQPYTKVVINAINA; encoded by the coding sequence ATGAGCACATACGCAATTATCAAAACTGGCGGAAAACAAGTTAAAGTTGAAGTTGGTCAAGCAGTTTACGTTGAAAAATTGAACGTTGAAGCTGGTCAAGAAGTTACTTTTAACGAAGTTGTTCTTGTTGGTGGTGAAAACACTGTTGTCGGAACTCCACTTGTTGCTGGAGCTACTGTAGTTGGAACTGTTGAAAAACAAGGAAAACAAAAGAAAGTTGTTACTTACAAGTACAAACCTAAAAAAGGTAGCCACCGTAAACAAGGTCACCGTCAACCATATACAAAAGTTGTCATCAACGCAATTAACGCTTAA
- a CDS encoding bifunctional riboflavin kinase/FAD synthetase, translating to MIITIPIKNQKDIGTPSDSVVVLGYFDGIHKGHQELFRVANKAARKDLLPIVVMTFNESPKIALEPYHPDLFLHILNPAERERKLKREGVEELYLLDFSSQFASLTAEEFFATYIKAMNAKIIVAGFDYTFGSDKKTAEDLKDYFDGEVIIVPPVEDEKGKISSTRIRQAILDGNVKEAGELLGAPLPSRGMVVHGNARGRTIGYPTANLVLLDRTYMPADGVYVVDVEIQRQKYRAMASVGKNVTFDGEEARFEVNIFDFNQDIYGETVMVYWLDCIRDMTKFDSVDQLVDQLKADEEVARNWS from the coding sequence ATGATTATTACTATTCCTATAAAAAACCAAAAAGATATTGGCACACCATCTGATTCAGTCGTTGTTCTTGGCTATTTTGATGGCATACATAAGGGGCATCAAGAATTATTTCGTGTTGCCAATAAGGCTGCGAGAAAGGATTTATTGCCTATCGTGGTTATGACCTTTAATGAATCACCAAAGATTGCTTTAGAGCCTTATCATCCAGATTTGTTTTTACATATTTTAAATCCTGCTGAACGTGAAAGAAAATTAAAGCGTGAAGGTGTAGAGGAATTATATCTCCTTGATTTTAGTAGTCAATTCGCTAGTCTCACGGCAGAAGAATTTTTTGCAACTTATATCAAGGCTATGAATGCCAAAATTATTGTTGCAGGTTTTGATTATACATTTGGTTCTGACAAAAAAACAGCAGAAGATTTAAAGGATTACTTTGATGGAGAAGTTATCATTGTTCCACCTGTAGAAGATGAGAAAGGAAAGATTAGTTCAACTCGTATCCGTCAAGCTATTTTAGATGGAAATGTGAAAGAAGCAGGAGAACTTTTGGGGGCACCGCTTCCATCCAGAGGTATGGTGGTTCATGGTAATGCTCGTGGTCGTACGATTGGTTATCCAACAGCTAATTTAGTGCTTTTAGACCGTACTTATATGCCAGCAGATGGCGTTTATGTCGTTGATGTTGAGATTCAAAGACAGAAGTATCGTGCTATGGCTAGTGTCGGGAAAAATGTGACCTTTGATGGAGAAGAAGCACGTTTTGAAGTCAATATTTTTGATTTTAATCAAGATATTTATGGGGAAACCGTCATGGTTTATTGGCTTGATTGCATTCGAGATATGACTAAATTTGACTCAGTTGACCAATTAGTAGATCAGTTAAAGGCTGATGAAGAAGTAGCTCGGAATTGGTCATAA
- a CDS encoding ribosomal-processing cysteine protease Prp, producing the protein MIQAVFERAEDGELRSAEITGHAESGEYGLDVVCASVSTLAINFINSIEKFAGYEPILELNEDEGGYLMVEIPKDLPSHQREMTQLFFESFFLGMANLSENSSEFVQTRVITEN; encoded by the coding sequence ATGATACAGGCAGTCTTTGAGAGAGCCGAAGATGGCGAGCTGAGGAGTGCGGAAATTACTGGACACGCCGAGAGTGGCGAATACGGCTTAGATGTCGTGTGTGCATCGGTTTCTACGCTTGCCATTAACTTTATCAATTCCATTGAGAAATTTGCAGGCTATGAACCAATCCTAGAATTAAACGAAGATGAAGGTGGCTATCTGATGGTTGAGATTCCAAAAGACCTGCCTTCACACCAGAGAGAAATGACCCAGTTATTCTTTGAATCATTTTTCTTAGGTATGGCAAACTTATCGGAGAACTCTTCTGAGTTCGTCCAAACCAGAGTTATCACAGAAAACTAA
- the pta gene encoding phosphate acetyltransferase gives MEVFESLRANLVGKNVRIVLPEGKEPRILQATKRLVKETDVIPVLLGKPEKIKIYLEIEGIHEGYEVIDPDHYAKFDEMVAALVERRNGKISEEEATRLLREDVNYFGVMLVYMGLVDGMVSGALHSTAATVRPALQIIKTRPNVTRTSGAFLMTRGSERYLFGDCAININPDADALAEIAINSAITAKMFGIEPKIAMLSYSSKGSGFGDNVDKVVAATQRAHELRPDLEIDGELQFDAAFHPETAALKAPGSKVAGQATVFIFPSIEAGNIGYKIAERLGGFSAVGPVLQGLNKPVNDLSRGCSAEDVYNLTLITAAQAVHQ, from the coding sequence ATGGAAGTTTTTGAAAGTCTAAGAGCCAACCTAGTTGGTAAAAATGTCCGCATCGTTCTACCTGAAGGAAAAGAACCTCGTATTCTTCAAGCTACGAAACGCTTGGTAAAAGAAACAGATGTTATTCCAGTCTTGCTTGGTAAACCAGAAAAAATTAAAATTTACCTTGAAATTGAAGGGATTCACGAGGGTTATGAAGTCATCGATCCTGACCACTACGCTAAGTTTGACGAAATGGTTGCTGCGCTCGTTGAACGTCGAAACGGTAAGATATCAGAAGAAGAAGCTACTAGACTCTTACGTGAAGACGTTAACTACTTTGGTGTAATGCTAGTATATATGGGCTTGGTTGACGGTATGGTTTCAGGTGCACTTCACTCAACTGCTGCAACAGTTCGTCCAGCCCTTCAAATCATTAAAACTCGTCCTAATGTTACTCGTACTTCAGGTGCCTTCCTAATGACTCGTGGTTCAGAACGTTACCTATTTGGTGACTGTGCTATCAATATCAATCCTGATGCAGATGCCTTGGCTGAAATTGCGATTAATTCAGCAATCACTGCGAAAATGTTTGGTATAGAACCAAAAATTGCTATGTTGAGCTATTCAAGTAAAGGTTCTGGTTTTGGTGATAACGTTGATAAGGTAGTAGCAGCTACACAACGTGCGCACGAACTACGCCCAGATCTTGAAATAGATGGGGAATTGCAATTTGACGCTGCCTTCCACCCTGAAACGGCAGCTTTAAAAGCTCCAGGAAGTAAAGTTGCTGGACAAGCAACTGTATTTATTTTCCCAAGTATCGAAGCTGGAAATATCGGTTACAAGATTGCAGAACGTCTCGGTGGTTTCTCAGCTGTGGGACCTGTTTTACAAGGTTTGAATAAGCCAGTTAATGACCTTTCACGTGGATGTAGTGCAGAAGATGTTTACAATTTGACTCTTATCACAGCAGCTCAAGCTGTTCATCAATAA
- a CDS encoding collagen-like protein, whose amino-acid sequence MNNLENLARAIGEDVKAIKEDSELKDREVKKRLDTLESRPRVNPETLVTKAELEEKGYLTSHQDLSTYAQKWELYNDIPIKARISALENRPSFDNLTFSQRESLKGENGHSLNASVRIEGSYKNGSTSQLNLFADVFYDGEAVTSGYTLDYYYRGFGNNSWGVLRNQTPDANGKFGQWNATQRSGGWFEVRIEVNYRGLKASAFTHLDNINDGERGAAGERGPQGVQGERGQQGLQGIQGPRGADGAPGQNIINQNGGQALKYWVGTKAQYEAIRTKDPNTIYDVYEPK is encoded by the coding sequence ATGAATAACCTTGAAAATCTAGCAAGAGCAATCGGCGAGGATGTCAAGGCGATCAAAGAAGACTCAGAGCTAAAGGATAGGGAGGTTAAGAAAAGACTGGACACCCTTGAGAGTAGACCGAGAGTCAATCCAGAAACCCTTGTTACAAAAGCGGAGCTGGAAGAGAAAGGCTACTTGACCTCCCACCAAGACTTGTCTACTTACGCTCAAAAATGGGAGTTATACAATGATATCCCCATCAAGGCTAGGATTTCCGCCTTGGAAAATCGTCCATCATTTGACAATCTGACCTTCAGCCAGAGAGAAAGCTTAAAAGGGGAAAATGGGCATAGTTTGAATGCCAGCGTTCGTATTGAGGGGTCTTATAAGAATGGCTCTACTAGCCAATTGAATCTGTTTGCGGATGTATTCTACGATGGCGAAGCAGTCACGAGTGGCTATACTCTTGATTATTACTACCGTGGTTTTGGGAATAATAGCTGGGGTGTTTTGAGAAATCAAACGCCTGATGCAAATGGTAAATTTGGTCAGTGGAACGCTACTCAGCGCTCTGGTGGCTGGTTTGAAGTCCGTATTGAAGTGAATTACAGAGGTTTAAAAGCCTCTGCTTTCACTCATTTGGATAATATCAACGATGGCGAACGAGGCGCTGCAGGAGAACGTGGTCCGCAGGGTGTCCAAGGCGAAAGAGGGCAACAAGGACTGCAGGGCATTCAAGGGCCTAGAGGAGCAGATGGTGCGCCTGGCCAAAACATCATCAACCAAAACGGTGGGCAAGCCTTGAAATATTGGGTTGGTACAAAGGCTCAATATGAAGCTATCAGAACGAAAGACCCCAATACTATCTATGATGTGTATGAACCAAAATAG